Proteins from a genomic interval of Hornefia porci:
- a CDS encoding 3-keto-5-aminohexanoate cleavage protein, whose translation MAKKKTIITAAVTGAWPKKENNPNVPMTPEEICEDVYACWKAGAAVAHLHMRDDEGNGTMDHEKFRKTVDLIHTEHPDCDIILNLTTSGDIYADDDIRVQHVRELKPEMASYDCGSMNWLNASLFINSPEFLEKCGKLFQETDTKPEVEAFDPGMIANAAYYVKKGILKAPLHFQFCMGCANGIPGSLKNLLFMKETMDQLCPGSTWSAFGVGHSAMEVMYATIALGGNIRVGMEDNVMYAKGQLAESNAQFVARAKRVIEEYGNEAASPAEAREILGLGK comes from the coding sequence ATGGCAAAGAAAAAAACTATTATAACGGCCGCAGTCACCGGGGCGTGGCCCAAGAAAGAGAATAATCCGAATGTACCGATGACACCGGAGGAAATCTGTGAGGATGTCTACGCGTGCTGGAAAGCCGGCGCTGCAGTCGCACATCTCCATATGAGAGATGATGAAGGAAACGGAACGATGGATCATGAGAAATTCAGAAAGACTGTCGATCTGATTCATACAGAACATCCGGATTGTGATATCATCCTGAATCTGACGACATCAGGAGATATCTATGCCGATGACGATATCCGCGTGCAGCATGTCAGAGAGCTGAAACCGGAAATGGCGTCGTATGACTGCGGCTCTATGAACTGGCTGAACGCCAGTCTGTTTATCAACAGTCCTGAGTTCCTGGAGAAATGCGGGAAACTGTTTCAGGAGACCGATACGAAGCCGGAAGTGGAGGCGTTTGACCCGGGAATGATCGCCAACGCCGCTTATTACGTCAAGAAAGGGATTCTGAAAGCCCCCCTGCATTTTCAGTTCTGTATGGGATGTGCCAATGGAATCCCGGGATCGCTTAAAAACCTGCTGTTCATGAAAGAGACCATGGATCAGTTGTGCCCCGGTTCCACCTGGTCGGCATTCGGAGTAGGACACTCTGCAATGGAAGTGATGTATGCGACGATCGCACTTGGCGGGAATATCCGAGTCGGGATGGAGGATAATGTAATGTATGCGAAAGGGCAGCTTGCTGAGAGCAATGCACAGTTTGTTGCCAGAGCGAAGCGTGTCATCGAAGAATACGGCAATGAAGCCGCATCGCCGGCAGAGGCCAGAGAGATCCTCGGGCTGGGGAAATAA
- a CDS encoding aminopeptidase — protein sequence MFKYELQNAADCLVKDMFRVKKGETVVITADTCSYEDVVDAVASSAAAAGAKLLVINMPTPGGVGKAADPDLPVEALSAVLTKADVWMEFNHQWLLYSTPFENAMRDNKSLRYMCLVDIDAAVFTRIIGSVDLEQLKKFMIAAREKHLGAKVMRVTTPAGTDVSFEIDPGHLMQLDYGDASAPGMWMAPGQFNIVPRFGTVNGRIVFDGTVTPPFGKQLSENISLTVENGVIQKVEGGREAVQYESWLKSFEDPGMFKMAHIAYGFNPGAILTGNVVEDERVWGCTEWGIGYVSPLDAPPAGQDAASHTDGICLNTSVWLDGEPFMEEGRIVDPELKALSPVK from the coding sequence ATGTTTAAGTATGAGCTGCAGAATGCGGCGGACTGCCTCGTAAAGGATATGTTCCGGGTAAAGAAGGGGGAAACCGTGGTGATTACGGCGGATACCTGCTCTTATGAGGATGTGGTGGACGCGGTGGCCTCCAGTGCGGCGGCTGCCGGCGCGAAGCTGCTGGTCATTAATATGCCGACGCCGGGAGGCGTAGGGAAGGCGGCTGATCCGGATCTGCCGGTGGAGGCGCTCTCTGCGGTTCTGACGAAGGCGGACGTCTGGATGGAATTCAATCATCAGTGGCTGCTGTACTCCACTCCCTTTGAAAATGCGATGAGGGACAATAAAAGCCTGCGTTATATGTGTCTGGTTGATATTGATGCGGCGGTTTTCACCCGTATTATCGGTTCAGTCGATCTGGAGCAGCTTAAGAAGTTCATGATCGCGGCGAGAGAAAAGCATCTGGGCGCGAAGGTGATGAGAGTGACTACGCCGGCGGGCACGGATGTATCCTTTGAGATTGACCCCGGACACCTGATGCAGCTGGACTACGGCGACGCTTCAGCGCCGGGAATGTGGATGGCACCGGGACAGTTCAACATCGTTCCGCGGTTCGGAACCGTTAACGGAAGAATTGTCTTTGACGGTACAGTAACGCCGCCCTTCGGCAAACAGTTGTCGGAGAATATTTCTCTTACAGTGGAAAACGGCGTGATTCAGAAGGTAGAGGGCGGAAGAGAAGCCGTTCAATATGAGAGCTGGCTGAAGAGCTTCGAGGATCCGGGTATGTTCAAGATGGCGCATATCGCCTACGGCTTCAATCCCGGAGCGATTCTCACCGGAAATGTGGTAGAGGATGAACGCGTCTGGGGCTGTACCGAGTGGGGCATCGGCTACGTCAGCCCGCTGGATGCGCCTCCGGCCGGTCAGGACGCCGCGTCCCATACCGACGGAATCTGTCTGAACACCAGCGTGTGGCTGGACGGCGAGCCGTTCATGGAGGAGGGACGGATCGTTGATCCGGAGCTGAAAGCACTGTCGCCGGTTAAATAG
- a CDS encoding cytosine permease, with translation MDKVKKAGGGMETTTLAEVPMEERKSWIDVAMIQAGIMICVPSLMLGGMLVEAMSFKNAIISGMIGYVIVAVLFCLMGVIGSDIGRPTCVTAIAGFGRKGTRYIISTLIFISMIGWFAVQTSVCGNAFSSLIKSSAGEDFPPQASMAIWGLIMLVTAVYGINALDWLNRISVPALFVITIAGTVLAVNKYGTGNLFNDPDKPGMTIVGGIVLTVSFMAAGCLAASDITRFQRTRRDTVLSSVLGVSPAGILMVVLGAVMTRVAQQYDLTQVFVMVGLPILGMIVLIAATWTTNTTNAYSGGINAVLMLRLADDRRWLATMVSGVLGTVCALLGLADHFEAFLYILGDLLLPTMGVILADYWILGRGKPENFHMPQGFNWLGIVSWLAGYAVIRLIPQGIPFAQGILAAGLLYIILTKLIGRPQDKPGYVDAELTDRL, from the coding sequence ATGGATAAAGTGAAAAAGGCCGGAGGCGGCATGGAAACCACAACTCTGGCTGAGGTTCCCATGGAGGAGCGGAAAAGCTGGATCGATGTCGCCATGATTCAGGCCGGAATTATGATCTGCGTTCCCAGTCTGATGCTGGGGGGCATGCTTGTGGAGGCGATGTCCTTTAAGAATGCGATTATTTCCGGCATGATCGGTTATGTTATCGTGGCGGTTCTGTTCTGCCTTATGGGAGTCATCGGCAGTGATATCGGCCGTCCGACCTGCGTCACGGCGATTGCGGGTTTCGGCAGGAAGGGAACGCGGTATATCATCAGCACGCTGATTTTCATCTCGATGATCGGCTGGTTTGCAGTGCAGACCAGTGTCTGCGGGAACGCATTCTCCAGTCTGATCAAATCGTCCGCAGGGGAGGACTTCCCGCCCCAGGCCAGTATGGCGATATGGGGGCTCATCATGCTGGTCACCGCGGTTTACGGAATCAATGCGCTGGACTGGCTGAACAGAATTTCCGTTCCCGCTCTCTTTGTGATTACCATTGCGGGCACGGTTCTGGCGGTTAACAAGTACGGCACGGGGAATCTGTTCAACGACCCGGACAAACCGGGCATGACGATTGTCGGCGGAATTGTGCTGACTGTCAGTTTCATGGCGGCGGGATGCCTGGCGGCTTCGGACATCACGCGTTTTCAGCGCACGAGGAGGGATACGGTTCTCTCCAGCGTTCTGGGCGTTTCTCCGGCGGGAATTCTGATGGTCGTTCTGGGGGCGGTTATGACCCGGGTCGCGCAGCAGTATGACCTGACGCAGGTCTTTGTTATGGTAGGGCTGCCGATTCTGGGCATGATCGTTCTGATTGCGGCAACCTGGACCACCAATACCACCAACGCCTATTCGGGCGGTATCAATGCGGTTCTGATGCTGCGCCTGGCAGACGACCGGCGCTGGCTGGCGACGATGGTTTCCGGCGTTCTGGGAACGGTATGCGCTCTGCTGGGGCTGGCGGATCACTTCGAAGCGTTCCTGTATATCCTCGGCGATCTGCTGCTGCCGACCATGGGCGTTATTCTGGCGGACTACTGGATTCTGGGACGGGGAAAGCCGGAAAATTTCCATATGCCGCAGGGCTTTAACTGGCTCGGCATCGTTTCCTGGCTGGCAGGCTATGCGGTGATCCGGCTGATTCCGCAGGGGATTCCGTTCGCACAGGGAATTCTTGCCGCGGGACTGCTCTATATTATTCTGACAAAGCTTATCGGGCGGCCGCAGGATAAGCCCGGGTACGTTGACGCTGAGCTGACGGATCGGCTGTAG
- a CDS encoding GNAT family N-acetyltransferase: protein MLKIRELVSSDIERYLDVYLNAYPAFKTLDAECRARQRERNLRNMELSDVDYIGMFDGEELVAAMKLVHFQMNLYGNVVPALGLMSLAVHPLHKKKGLALKMVQYYEARAVELKASVAPLLPFNMTFYRSMGYGLGSRRSLYHIPTANLPKGEISADLRFVSAQELDTLVACYNEKVESTHGMIRKTGEELGDMRADTASIRLGAYDGQRMTGYLIYRFEDASETNFTQNRIVADELICLDAETLESFLEYLRRQADLAQSVVLTSGCDDFYHVLADPQDLSMEYLPYGYLQVCRSFIGYMYKIVDYPEFFRVTGNRPTGAGSVTARIEYPDAFAKEERFLLLDIGGERGGWQLLACGTAGSPDDVRDGSEGPVPELTLRCRECDLNALLMNSARLMPLIDLGVVRTDNTDAARRMDMILYYSSKPYSNTDF, encoded by the coding sequence ATGCTGAAAATCAGAGAGCTCGTATCCTCAGATATTGAGCGATACCTGGATGTTTATCTGAACGCCTATCCGGCGTTTAAAACGCTGGATGCGGAGTGCAGGGCCCGGCAGAGGGAGAGAAATCTGCGCAATATGGAACTTTCCGATGTGGACTATATCGGAATGTTTGACGGGGAGGAACTCGTCGCGGCGATGAAGCTGGTGCATTTTCAGATGAACCTGTACGGGAATGTGGTTCCGGCGCTGGGGCTCATGTCGCTCGCGGTTCATCCGCTGCATAAGAAAAAGGGCCTTGCTCTGAAAATGGTTCAGTATTATGAAGCGCGTGCGGTTGAACTGAAGGCGTCCGTGGCCCCGCTGCTGCCCTTTAACATGACGTTTTACAGGAGTATGGGTTACGGGCTCGGGAGCAGGCGCTCGCTGTATCATATCCCGACAGCGAATCTCCCCAAGGGAGAGATTTCCGCTGACCTTCGTTTTGTCAGCGCGCAGGAGCTGGACACGCTCGTCGCCTGCTATAATGAGAAGGTGGAGAGTACGCACGGGATGATCCGGAAAACCGGAGAGGAACTGGGTGATATGAGGGCCGATACCGCTTCCATCCGGCTCGGCGCATATGACGGGCAGAGGATGACCGGCTACCTGATCTACAGGTTCGAGGACGCCAGTGAAACGAACTTTACGCAGAATCGCATTGTGGCAGATGAACTGATCTGCCTGGACGCGGAGACGCTGGAAAGCTTTCTGGAGTACCTGCGGCGTCAGGCGGATCTGGCCCAGTCCGTTGTGCTGACCTCAGGCTGCGACGATTTCTATCATGTCCTGGCAGATCCCCAGGATTTGTCCATGGAATATCTTCCTTACGGGTATCTTCAGGTCTGCAGATCCTTCATCGGGTATATGTACAAGATCGTGGACTACCCTGAATTTTTCCGCGTGACGGGAAACCGGCCCACGGGCGCGGGATCGGTGACTGCGCGTATCGAATATCCGGATGCGTTCGCGAAGGAAGAGCGGTTCCTGCTGCTCGATATCGGAGGGGAGCGCGGCGGCTGGCAGCTTCTTGCATGCGGAACAGCGGGGTCGCCGGATGACGTCCGCGACGGAAGCGAAGGGCCTGTCCCGGAGCTTACGCTCAGATGCAGAGAATGCGACCTGAACGCGCTGCTGATGAACTCGGCGCGCCTTATGCCGCTGATAGACCTGGGCGTTGTCCGGACGGACAACACAGACGCGGCTCGCCGCATGGATATGATTTTGTACTACAGCAGCAAACCCTACAGCAACACGGATTTCTGA
- a CDS encoding MT-A70 family methyltransferase, which translates to MTELTDTAENLLTFAGEKKYNTIYADPPWQFQNRTGKVAPEHKRLKRYETMTLKDIKELPVPEICDEKAHLYLWVPNALLPEGLEVMDAWGFEYKANIVWEKVRKDGWPDGRGVGFYFRNVTELLLFGIKKKSSPNRTLQPARSQVNLIRTIKREHSRKPDEIIPIIEACSQGPRIELFARGVRDGWDMWGNQANEDYEPTWNTYANHTVAGAGHAVSDNKAAETKYNSAEQEEVQ; encoded by the coding sequence ATGACAGAATTGACAGATACCGCGGAGAACTTGCTGACGTTCGCAGGAGAGAAGAAGTATAACACCATTTACGCTGATCCCCCGTGGCAGTTTCAGAACCGGACCGGAAAAGTGGCTCCTGAACATAAACGTCTGAAAAGATATGAAACCATGACCCTAAAGGACATCAAGGAGCTTCCGGTTCCGGAAATCTGCGATGAAAAGGCTCATTTATATCTGTGGGTACCGAACGCCCTCCTGCCGGAGGGGCTCGAGGTCATGGACGCGTGGGGCTTTGAGTACAAAGCGAACATCGTCTGGGAAAAGGTTCGAAAGGACGGCTGGCCGGACGGCAGAGGCGTCGGCTTTTACTTCAGAAATGTAACAGAACTGCTTTTGTTCGGCATAAAGAAAAAAAGCTCCCCGAACAGAACTCTCCAGCCCGCCCGCTCTCAGGTTAACCTGATCCGGACGATCAAGCGGGAGCACAGCAGAAAACCCGACGAAATCATTCCGATTATTGAGGCCTGCAGTCAGGGGCCGCGCATCGAACTGTTCGCCCGCGGTGTTCGTGACGGCTGGGACATGTGGGGAAATCAGGCAAACGAGGATTACGAACCGACCTGGAATACCTATGCGAACCACACAGTCGCCGGGGCCGGTCACGCCGTCTCTGACAATAAGGCTGCAGAAACAAAGTATAATTCCGCAGAGCAGGAGGAGGTTCAATGA
- a CDS encoding PucR family transcriptional regulator produces MDIMYVSLRDILENPVFREAEVLCGAEGLDRTVGRVSVFDCTYEESVTDPNILSDGDLYITCLEQFNDSVRQTPQEFFRLLIEQKSAGLFVVGEHGLGNLTEDITALCDEKNFPVIHVPIEMPYALIMDTVNQYILFDNTNALNALKLGRIRYAREQTAADLEILNSIKPGIGRFLAVSYVSGEFDSELSRLQLYKHFLKEPGDFFVLNQTQKIFLFSGETKEALQRHRRIMMERILENMPGAFVGQSRVMMRRDVREALEEAGKSLIIAEKLGVQNQVYDPLNTMQLLLILRDSRAAVDFYEAYVERIREGGISRENLQETLRTVEVYAAQQGNYRRAAEVLEQHENTVRYRVNKVRTALGMSEDPVKFNETVAIAVKIRALIGAGLDGAMPEE; encoded by the coding sequence ATGGATATTATGTATGTAAGTCTTCGGGACATTCTCGAGAATCCGGTCTTCAGGGAGGCGGAGGTTCTGTGCGGAGCGGAAGGCCTCGACCGTACGGTCGGCCGCGTTTCCGTGTTTGACTGCACCTATGAGGAATCGGTGACCGACCCCAATATACTGAGCGACGGCGACCTGTATATCACCTGCCTGGAGCAGTTCAACGACTCAGTCCGCCAGACCCCGCAGGAATTCTTCCGGCTGCTCATCGAGCAGAAAAGCGCGGGTCTCTTCGTGGTGGGCGAGCACGGACTGGGCAATCTGACGGAGGATATCACCGCGCTTTGTGATGAAAAGAATTTCCCGGTGATTCACGTACCCATCGAGATGCCCTACGCGCTGATTATGGACACCGTCAATCAGTATATTCTGTTCGACAACACCAATGCGCTGAACGCCCTGAAGCTCGGGAGGATCCGGTACGCTCGGGAGCAGACGGCGGCAGACCTGGAGATCCTGAACAGCATCAAGCCGGGGATCGGCCGCTTCCTTGCGGTCAGTTACGTCAGCGGCGAGTTTGATTCAGAACTCTCGAGGCTGCAGCTGTACAAGCACTTTCTGAAAGAGCCCGGCGATTTCTTTGTTCTCAATCAGACACAGAAAATCTTTCTGTTCAGCGGAGAAACAAAGGAAGCGCTGCAGCGTCACCGCCGGATCATGATGGAGCGAATACTGGAAAATATGCCGGGAGCCTTTGTGGGCCAGAGCCGCGTGATGATGCGGCGTGATGTGCGAGAAGCCCTGGAGGAGGCCGGAAAATCGCTGATCATCGCGGAGAAGCTGGGGGTACAAAATCAGGTTTACGATCCTCTGAACACCATGCAGCTGCTGCTGATCCTGCGGGATTCACGGGCGGCAGTAGATTTTTATGAGGCGTATGTGGAGCGGATCCGGGAAGGCGGAATCTCCCGGGAAAATCTGCAGGAAACGCTTCGGACCGTCGAGGTGTACGCCGCGCAGCAGGGGAATTACAGAAGAGCGGCGGAAGTGCTGGAGCAGCATGAGAACACCGTCCGTTACAGAGTGAACAAAGTAAGAACCGCTCTGGGGATGTCGGAGGATCCGGTGAAGTTTAATGAAACTGTTGCAATTGCCGTGAAAATCCGGGCGCTGATCGGAGCCGGGCTGGACGGAGCGATGCCGGAGGAGTGA
- a CDS encoding ferredoxin, whose translation MKYKVNDGCIGCGVCEATCPEVFTLVDGVAVASKDPVPAECEDSAAEACENCPVGVIEEA comes from the coding sequence ATGAAGTACAAAGTAAATGACGGATGTATCGGATGTGGAGTCTGTGAGGCGACCTGCCCTGAGGTGTTCACACTGGTTGACGGCGTAGCTGTGGCGAGCAAGGACCCGGTGCCGGCGGAGTGTGAGGACAGCGCCGCTGAGGCATGTGAAAACTGCCCGGTGGGCGTGATTGAAGAGGCGTAG
- a CDS encoding MIP/aquaporin family protein, producing MKNQEAFLGEFIGTYLLVLFGTGAVAVSTLFEQYDGILPVALVWGIAVTLGIYTTRNLCCAHFNPAVSIAMVASRRMSARKLPVYLSAQFTGALAAAFTIYGVFANNIATYESANHIIRGTQASRMSAKMFGEYYYFGGEQTVSMPLAMVAEGLGTFLLILMIFVLTEGCNTGKPGNDLSPMFIGLSLCMVICLFAPLTQAGFNPARDFSPRIVAFVFGWGEAAFPDAKGGFFFVYMFAPVVGGILAGMLFTKVIEPTMDRKLTDCSCCDREEVL from the coding sequence ATGAAAAATCAGGAAGCTTTTTTAGGAGAATTTATTGGGACATACTTGTTGGTATTATTTGGAACGGGAGCAGTAGCAGTATCTACGCTGTTTGAACAGTATGATGGGATTCTGCCTGTTGCATTAGTGTGGGGTATCGCGGTGACCCTCGGAATTTATACAACTAGAAATTTGTGTTGCGCTCACTTCAATCCGGCGGTATCTATTGCTATGGTTGCATCGAGACGTATGTCAGCGCGAAAGCTGCCTGTCTATCTGTCAGCACAATTTACAGGGGCGTTGGCTGCGGCGTTTACAATCTATGGTGTATTCGCAAACAATATCGCGACCTATGAATCAGCGAATCATATTATTCGCGGAACCCAAGCTTCTCGGATGAGTGCGAAGATGTTCGGAGAGTACTATTATTTTGGGGGAGAGCAAACAGTTTCCATGCCATTGGCCATGGTAGCGGAAGGCTTGGGAACATTTCTGCTGATTTTGATGATCTTTGTGCTGACAGAAGGATGCAATACGGGTAAACCGGGGAATGACCTGTCACCGATGTTCATTGGACTTTCACTGTGCATGGTTATTTGTTTATTCGCACCATTAACTCAGGCGGGATTTAATCCTGCCAGAGATTTCAGCCCGCGTATCGTGGCATTTGTTTTCGGTTGGGGGGAGGCAGCATTTCCTGATGCGAAAGGCGGATTCTTCTTCGTCTATATGTTTGCACCAGTAGTGGGTGGAATATTAGCAGGAATGTTGTTTACAAAGGTTATTGAGCCGACCATGGATCGTAAACTGACAGATTGCAGTTGCTGCGACAGAGAGGAGGTATTGTAA
- a CDS encoding DUF2284 domain-containing protein, translated as MNYSLERFEKETDIVSYIDGYVDVEEFLPRCMECGSYGRVWSCPPFQFDPMELWRSYRRILIQGYRLSFGEDRTKETMTEALWKVKEQLSEELFVQERENPESLALSAGDCQLCGDCTRPEGAPCRNKERMRYSIESLGGNVGKTLSELCGIQLEWIRGDCLPSHFVLCGALLKK; from the coding sequence ATGAATTATTCGCTTGAGAGGTTTGAGAAAGAGACCGATATAGTGAGCTACATCGACGGATATGTGGATGTGGAGGAGTTTCTTCCGCGCTGCATGGAATGCGGCTCCTACGGCCGGGTATGGTCGTGTCCGCCTTTTCAGTTTGATCCGATGGAGCTGTGGCGGTCGTACCGGCGGATTCTGATTCAGGGGTACCGTCTTTCCTTTGGGGAGGACAGAACAAAGGAAACAATGACGGAGGCTTTGTGGAAGGTCAAGGAGCAGCTGTCGGAGGAGCTTTTTGTGCAGGAGCGGGAGAACCCGGAAAGTCTGGCTCTCTCTGCAGGCGATTGTCAGCTCTGCGGGGACTGTACGAGGCCGGAGGGAGCGCCCTGCCGGAACAAAGAGAGGATGCGGTATTCCATCGAATCCCTGGGCGGGAATGTGGGGAAGACGCTCTCGGAGCTCTGCGGGATCCAGCTCGAATGGATCCGCGGAGATTGCCTTCCGTCGCATTTTGTCCTGTGCGGAGCGCTCCTGAAAAAGTGA
- a CDS encoding GTP-binding protein, with protein sequence MKSKIMLIGGFLGAGKTTMLSALASVLEHRNYRYGLITNDQAAGLVDTAFLTAMGNETREVSGSCFCCNFPGFESALAELRMGGCNVILAEPVGSCTDLSATILQPLKEQYTNMYEIAPLAVLADPMRLQALCSGEHMELHESSIYIMKKQMEEADILVINKCDLLSEEKRLELQKTASLKFPRAKVLLASAEKGEGLEQLADELLSDESAGKTLACVDYNIYAEGEAVLGWLNLVTQIKSDRETDWSDFLEVYMKDLKRMFVEKAAAVGHLKLLLSGKDENSWLLGNLVGNDRNISLRGKAPVCREVILTVNARVQMMPEQLADSVISLLEAAEVQNSVKITHEILRQECLSPGRPEPTYHYEEVL encoded by the coding sequence ATGAAAAGTAAGATTATGTTGATTGGAGGATTTCTTGGGGCGGGTAAGACAACGATGTTGTCCGCATTGGCTTCGGTATTGGAACATCGGAATTACCGTTATGGCCTCATTACTAATGATCAGGCCGCCGGTTTGGTAGACACAGCATTTTTAACTGCCATGGGGAATGAAACGAGAGAGGTGAGTGGCAGTTGTTTTTGCTGTAATTTCCCAGGATTTGAGTCAGCACTGGCAGAACTTCGGATGGGAGGATGCAATGTGATTCTGGCGGAACCTGTGGGAAGTTGTACGGATTTATCCGCAACCATTCTGCAGCCGCTAAAGGAGCAATATACAAATATGTATGAAATCGCACCGCTTGCTGTTTTGGCGGATCCAATGCGTCTGCAGGCATTATGCTCTGGAGAACATATGGAACTTCATGAAAGTTCCATATACATTATGAAAAAGCAGATGGAGGAAGCAGATATTCTTGTGATTAATAAATGTGATTTGCTGAGTGAAGAGAAGAGACTTGAATTACAGAAGACAGCGAGTCTGAAATTTCCCCGCGCAAAAGTGTTGTTGGCTTCAGCGGAAAAGGGTGAAGGTCTAGAGCAATTGGCAGATGAATTACTGTCAGATGAATCTGCCGGAAAGACTCTGGCCTGTGTGGATTACAATATTTATGCGGAAGGGGAGGCTGTTCTTGGATGGCTGAATCTTGTGACTCAGATTAAATCCGATAGAGAAACTGATTGGAGTGATTTTCTTGAAGTGTATATGAAGGATTTGAAGAGGATGTTTGTCGAGAAGGCTGCGGCAGTAGGACATTTGAAACTCCTGCTGTCAGGAAAAGATGAGAATTCGTGGCTTTTGGGGAATTTGGTGGGAAACGATCGAAACATTTCGTTGCGTGGAAAGGCGCCAGTCTGTCGTGAAGTGATTTTGACGGTTAATGCACGTGTTCAGATGATGCCGGAGCAACTGGCAGACAGTGTGATAAGCCTGCTTGAAGCTGCGGAAGTTCAAAATTCCGTCAAAATCACACATGAAATTTTGCGGCAAGAATGCCTCAGTCCCGGACGTCCTGAGCCAACCTATCACTATGAGGAGGTGCTGTAG
- a CDS encoding BglII/BstYI family type II restriction endonuclease, producing METERLIRPELGRRFEFHNYGHALEILNYAFPEEWSELTDCLSRLSLSLADIRRSGGNESPIPKKFDDILYPYGWREIRISGDLTVKKYPRQTTQRRGRFSSEPFEETVIEGYIDGHNIDFLKNRVAFDLEWNSKDQTFDRDLLAMRTYFDCGLIDVGVIVTRSEDLNEIFRSATDDQGKPLLRKYGASTTWMGKLLYRLDSRRNGGCPILAVGIRKECVEGYDRIDRYRGELADVRRREEV from the coding sequence ATGGAGACAGAAAGACTGATTCGTCCGGAGCTGGGGCGTCGTTTCGAGTTCCACAATTACGGTCACGCTCTGGAAATATTGAATTATGCTTTTCCCGAGGAATGGTCAGAGCTGACGGACTGCCTCAGCCGGCTCTCACTGTCGCTGGCAGACATCAGAAGATCCGGCGGAAACGAATCTCCTATTCCGAAAAAGTTTGACGATATCTTATATCCTTACGGCTGGAGAGAAATCAGAATCAGCGGGGATCTGACAGTGAAGAAATACCCCCGCCAGACGACACAGCGACGGGGCCGCTTCTCCTCTGAACCCTTCGAGGAAACCGTGATTGAGGGGTATATCGACGGACATAATATCGACTTTTTGAAGAACAGAGTTGCCTTTGATCTGGAATGGAACAGCAAAGATCAGACCTTCGATCGGGATCTGCTCGCGATGCGGACATATTTCGACTGCGGTCTGATCGACGTAGGGGTAATCGTGACACGGTCTGAAGACCTGAATGAAATTTTCAGATCGGCTACAGACGATCAGGGAAAACCGCTGCTCAGAAAATACGGAGCAAGTACCACCTGGATGGGCAAACTCTTATACAGACTTGATTCCCGCAGAAACGGAGGCTGTCCGATTCTGGCAGTCGGAATAAGAAAGGAATGTGTTGAAGGATATGACAGAATTGACAGATACCGCGGAGAACTTGCTGACGTTCGCAGGAGAGAAGAAGTATAA
- a CDS encoding cupin domain-containing protein, which translates to MNGTFSVAGEHPPRTGMTISTVSGLRGPAEVTFFSLGAGTDISAEAYPVPRLYVGAGGKTDFSLGNKGNMAHTAVCEGELLAAPADTLCGMASEGGSVYTEIVPGKEFTMNQAVKPGEVLKLADLVPYEDGSIVNLDVASGETMKFVVMAFDEGTSLAPHSAPGDALVFALEGKGVIGYEGKEYPIRAGENFRFAKGGMHSVTADGRFKMALLLMLER; encoded by the coding sequence ATGAATGGTACATTTTCAGTCGCCGGAGAGCATCCGCCGCGGACGGGCATGACGATCTCCACTGTCTCGGGACTGCGGGGACCGGCAGAGGTTACCTTTTTCTCCCTGGGTGCCGGAACAGATATCAGCGCAGAGGCATACCCTGTTCCGAGACTGTATGTCGGCGCGGGAGGAAAGACGGATTTCTCTCTGGGGAACAAAGGAAACATGGCGCATACGGCGGTCTGCGAGGGTGAACTGCTGGCAGCGCCGGCGGACACCCTCTGCGGAATGGCGTCAGAGGGCGGATCAGTGTATACGGAAATCGTTCCGGGAAAGGAGTTTACGATGAATCAGGCAGTGAAACCGGGAGAGGTATTGAAACTGGCGGATCTTGTGCCGTATGAGGACGGCAGTATCGTCAATCTGGATGTGGCGTCCGGGGAAACCATGAAATTTGTAGTCATGGCCTTCGATGAAGGAACCTCGCTCGCGCCTCACAGCGCGCCGGGCGACGCACTGGTTTTCGCACTGGAGGGAAAGGGCGTTATCGGCTATGAAGGGAAGGAATATCCGATCCGCGCCGGTGAGAACTTCCGGTTCGCGAAAGGCGGCATGCACAGCGTGACGGCTGACGGCAGATTCAAGATGGCGCTGCTTCTGATGCTGGAGCGGTAG